A portion of the Gossypium arboreum isolate Shixiya-1 chromosome 8, ASM2569848v2, whole genome shotgun sequence genome contains these proteins:
- the LOC108469115 gene encoding transcriptional regulator SUPERMAN-like, giving the protein MTCCNNPNALLQHLGDMPGVRVLFCLYLFPSLTTPHSLPIFNPFPPQLSPSPILNVATTTMAADLRLLSLTQLQKLAQSQHNQNLMAASWVWNPQEAADDDSWEVRAFAQDTGNVMGTTWPPRSYTCTFCRREFRSAQALGGHMNVHRRDRARLHQTHPPAPTVPLINQTSSSTTQDFVSDGGLCLLYQIPTTNGVFNSPSMNPCSLDSTPPLLSMSTYPSNNLMAPPQPQPYINYPATPPGLHNSSSADNNISSMETSIEELDLELRLGQRPTPS; this is encoded by the coding sequence ATGACATGTTGCAACAATCCAAATGCTTTGCTACAACATTTGGGTGATATGCCCGGTGTTAGGGTTTTATTTTGTCTCTACCTTTTCCCCTCTTTAACCACCCCCCATTCCCTTCCTATATTTAACCCATTTCCCCCTCAACTCTCTCCATCTCCTATCTTAAATGTTGCTACCACCACCATGGCTGCTGACCTTCGCCTTCTCTCACTGACCCAACTTCAAAAGCTAGCTCAATCTCAACACAACCAGAACCTAATGGCAGCCTCCTGGGTGTGGAACCCTCAAGAAGCAGCTGACGATGATTCGTGGGAGGTCAGGGCCTTTGCCCAGGACACAGGTAATGTTATGGGCACAACTTGGCCCCCTAGGTCTTATACTTGCACTTTTTGCAGAAGGGAGTTCCGTTCAGCTCAAGCTCTTGGGGGTCACATGAATGTTCACCGCCGTGACAGGGCTCGCCTTCACCAAACTCACCCACCTGCTCCTACTGTTCCATTAATCAATCAAACCTCATCATCAACTACTCAAGATTTCGTCTCCGATGGCGGCCTCTGCCTCCTCTACCAAATCCCCACCACTAATGGGGTTTTCAATTCTCCATCTATGAACCCATGCTCCCTAGATTCAACCCCCCCTCTTCTCTCTATGTCAACCTATCCTTCAAACAACTTGATGGCACCACCACAACCACAACCGTATATAAATTATCCAGCAACACCTCCGGGATTGCATAATTCTTCATCGGCGGATAATAACATCAGCAGCATGGAAACATCAATCGAAGAGCTTGATCTAGAGCTTCGACTAGGGCAAAGACCAACACCATCTTGA